A single window of Malus sylvestris chromosome 5, drMalSylv7.2, whole genome shotgun sequence DNA harbors:
- the LOC126623616 gene encoding cytochrome P450 CYP82D47-like isoform X1 — protein sequence MDFPSHLLAIAGILLFVLYLWRVKIQSHKTKGVLTPQPSGALPIIGHLHKLGGKNPLCRTLASMADKYGPIFTIRLGKHPALVISNHDAVKECFTKNDIVFAARPKSAHGRYLGYNYAGFGFSPYGTYWRNMRKMVIAELLSSRRLQTLKHVQISEVDSFIKGLYEICKTKGGNGQSKVVISEWIEHLTLNVITQMIAGKRYFDWGKVGNDSDNEGENKRIREIVKEFMLVSGMPVISDMIGYPDWIDFLGQVKNMKRIGKELDSLTASWIEEHNNARKEIDSRDKLDFIDVMLSVIEDNTVLGHTRETIIKATSQNLIIAGSDTTAISLKWIISLLLNNRHVLKHAQEEINLKVGTERWVEDTDIENLTYLQAIVKETLRLYPPGPLSVPHEAMEDCQVCGFHIPKGTRLFVNLWKLHRDPTMWSDPEMFYPDRFLTTQASIDASGNHFEFIPFGSGRRSCPGLTFAMQVIHLTLGRLIQGFELATPLDMPVDMTEGLGVTLPKATSLEVVLTPRLPIELYER from the exons ATGGATTTTCCTTCTCATCTTCTGGCAATTGCAGGGATTTTACTCTTTGTTCTGTATCTATGGAGGGTAAAAATCCAAAGTCACAAAACCAAGGGCGTCTTGACCCCACAACCATCAGGTGCCCTGCCAATCATAGGACACCTCCACAAACTTGGAGGCAAAAACCCACTTTGCAGAACCCTAGCATCCATGGCTGACAAGTACGGTCCAATCTTCACCATACGGCTTGGCAAGCACCCTGCACTTGTGATCAGCAACCATGATGCAGTCAAGGAATGCTTCACTAAAAACGACATCGTTTTCGCAGCGAGACCAAAGTCGGCACATGGCAGGTACCTTGGTTACAATTATGCAGGTTTCGGGTTCTCACCATACGGCACGTACTGGCGTAACATGAGAAAAATGGTCATCGCTGAGTTGCTATCTAGCCGCAGGCTTCAGACATTAAAACATGTCCAAATCTCCGAGGTTGATTCTTTTATCAAGGGGTTGTACgaaatttgcaaaacaaaggGGGGAAATGGTCAAAGCAAGGTGGTGATTAGCGAGTGGATTGAGCACCTGACTTTGAATGTAATTACTCAAATGATTGCTGGGAAGAGGTATTTTGATTGGGGTAAAGTGGGAAATGACTCAGATAATGAGGGAGAGAATAAGAGGATTCGGGAAATCGTGAAGGAGTTTATGCTTGTGTCTGGGATGCCAGTTATTTCTGATATGATTGGGTATCCGGATTGGATTGATTTTCTGGGGCAAGTGAAGAATATGAAGCGTATAGGGAAGGAGTTGGATTCTCTAACGGCAAGTTGGATTGAAGAACATAATAATGCAAGGAAGGAGATTGACTCAAGGGACAAGCTTGACTTCATTGATGTCATGCTTTCTGTGATTGAGGACAATACTGTGCTTGGTCATACTCGTGAAACTATCATCAAGGCAACATCGCAG AATCTGATCATAGCTGGCTCAGATACCACAGCAATCAGCTTGAAGTGGATCATCTCTTTATTATTAAACAACAGGCATGTTTTGAAGCATGCACAAGAAGAGATAAACCTAAAAGTTGGCACAGAGAGATGGGTTGAAGACACTGATATCGAAAACCTAACTTACCTCCAAGCCATTGTCAAGGAAACCCTACGTCTATATCCTCCAGGTCCACTCTCAGTCCCACATGAAGCAATGGAAGACTGCCAAGTTTGTGGCTTTCACATTCCAAAGGGCACACGTTTATTTGTCAATTTGTGGAAATTGCACAGAGACCCAACTATGTGGTCAGACCCTGAAATGTTTTACCCAGATAGGTTTCTTACAACCCAAGCAAGCATTGATGCCTCTGGTAACCATTTTGAGTTCATTCCATTTGGGTCTGGAAGAAGATCTTGTCCAGGTCTCACATTCGCAATGCAAGTTATCCACTTGACTCTTGGTAGATTGATTCAAGGATTTGAATTGGCTACTCCATTGGACATGCCTGTAGACATGACTGAAGGACTAGGCGTTACTTTGCCAAAGGCAACTTCACTTGAAGTTGTGCTAACTCCACGCTTGCCCATTGAATTGTATGAAAGATAG